The Erigeron canadensis isolate Cc75 chromosome 4, C_canadensis_v1, whole genome shotgun sequence genome window below encodes:
- the LOC122596997 gene encoding uncharacterized protein LOC122596997, which produces METDASTSIVWNSLRRVEPRVDWAEAVWFSHCIPRHAFMMWLIMRNKLLTQDRILLWSPTRRKNMDVWCHMRGWANMHGVQPDWNSIMQWLIARAKSRSIGNVIGRLVVAASAYYIWQERNNRIFKNHARPPDILAKLIQDTVRSRLWKLRFKKTARVVRTLEV; this is translated from the exons ATGGAGACTGATGCTTCTACTTCTATCGTTTGGAACTCATTACGAAGAGTGGAACCACGTGTGGATTGGGCTGAAGCAGTTTGGTTCTCTCATTGTATTCCGCGTCATGCGTTCATGATGTGGCTTATAATGCGAAACAAACTATTGACGCAGGATAGAATATTGTTATGGAGCCCGACTCGCCGGAAGAATATGGAT GTTTGGTGTCATATGCGTGGCTGGGCCAATATGCATGGTGTTCAACCTGATTGGAATTCTATTATGCAATGGCTTATAGCACGGGCTAAATCTAGATCGATTGGTAATGTCATTGGAAGGTTAGTTGTTGCTGCGTCTGCTTATTATATATGGCAGGAACGTAACAATAGAATCTTTAAAAACCATGCTCGTCCACCGGATATTTTGGCTAAATTGATACAAGATACTGTTAGATCAAGATTATGGAAGCTGAGGTTTAAGAAGACAGCTCGAGTTGTGCGCACATTAGAGGTGTGA